Below is a window of Neodiprion virginianus isolate iyNeoVirg1 chromosome 4, iyNeoVirg1.1, whole genome shotgun sequence DNA.
caattattttaattgtaaaaagttttttttatacgtttataaCATGTATGGATCTATAGCCTTCGACAGGAATCATGTAACATAGACATATTTTTCCAAAGAATCGGCAGTTGGGGTAAGGAAATAAGAGATACGTATATTTACAAGAGTAAATgcttgtatgtatgtatgaaaataaaataaagaaatggcatgaattctacgaatttactacAGTGAAACTTCATAATAGCGGACAACTTCGGggctgaaaattttgtcaGTTATTGAGGAGTATCTGTTATTCAGAACAACATCAACGTTTAAATTGTGTTACTGGAAATTTTTAGCCTGTCCGTTGTAAAGAGGAATTCATTATTGGGAGGTGTCCGTTAAGAGAAGTTTCACTATATTGCCATTTCGTAAAATCTATACCATTTCTTCATTCCTGCATCGAATGAAAACACACTTGAGTGCCTTTGTTTAAAGTTGCGTATACAATGGGGCTGTTAAGTCCTTTGTCGCTTTTGAGGTACATGGAATTTGATATTTAGAGATTTATACGTCAACTTCGAAATTGACAAAGGCCCCCCCTTAAACAGGGTATTTTGTGTGGGCATAACCTGCAACCTTTCTCCCCTGTTAAAAGAGGAGTTCCTTTTATTTCTTATCAATTTAAATTCTTTCAATCAAGGACCTAGACTATTCACACTGAGGTTGCAAGAACTACCGGCTCTCGCAAAACCACAGATGTAACACTATATATGATCTAgtatttttcatgtaataatcatgtaataaattatttgctgaattatttcataattttttcaatagggTTGGTCACTGGGCAATCCTGAGCAAGGTACTTCCAGTTTGAACATCCGCTCAGTTTTGTTCAGTTCAATTAATATTCAGTGACtcatttaaatattgaacaaaaaacaattataaattacatttattcattatttataatacgtTTAAATTCATCTCAACATTAGTCAAAcatgtgtattttatttttatgtctttcaaaaagCAAGGGTAGGAAAAAACTATTCAATTatctaaatttttaatatgCTTTTCCGCACTTTTCTGTTTGAAAAGTCTGACTGAAATTTTCCgcatttcgaataattttgttGATAATACTTGAAATACCGATACGCGCGGCAGTCAATCAATTAGTAATTTCTATCGCGTCAAGATAGCGCTCGTGTAAAgtttgaatcaatttttggCGGGATAAGCTATTAATATGAGTTTAGCCGACAAACCatcaatataatataattaatgaaCTTCGTTTACAGTTCGTCTCTAGATACCTAATTGTAGTGCAGTTACAATTGCTTGAGAGTGAaccaatttaaaaaaaaataaataaaatagtaaaaaattctacatgaatttattgaaaatattgagcGTTATACATATCGGTTAGATATATGTagagtttttaattattttctttaaaaaaattagttcaCTATCAAACAATTCTAACTGGACTACAATCATCTAAAGACGAACTACAAACgatttcattaattatattatattatactgaTGGCTTGTCAGCTAAACTCATGCTAATAAATAAGCTACCCTTCCGGGAAAAACAATTGGTGAGCGATCGTTCCGCCATTTTGACGATTTGCAATGGTCGAATCCCAATCTTGTGCGGTACGGGAGTAAtcgtgtgtttgtgtgtgttgTGAGTTTGTCGGTTCCAAATAGCGGAAAGTTAGCAGATCAGAAATGAAAGTGTATTTAATTACGCAGAGTAATTCTCATAACGTGATCGTTGAAACGTGCGAGTCGCCCAGCCTGTTGATTCGGTCTTCGCCAAGTGGGTTCACTTGTAACCAAAATTTAAGTTACAATCGGTCTCGAACGTTCTCTGAGTCCAGttttatctgaaatatttaGGTAGCATTTCCTGTAGCATCCGATCATGCAAGACCGTGTTCGGCAGCACTTTACGGCAGAATTGGGTACGACGCATGCTGCCGCAACGTGGGCAGAAATGCACGGGCTGGCTCCCAAATATACTTCGACTTCTGACAAACAGATGGCGATTCAAAGGTTCTTCCTTGTAACTTTCTCGTGAGTGCACAAGCTATAATGTGATTCGTATTATTGCGTACAGAGGGACTCTAATTAAAACTAGCATCTGATATCAGAATTTAGTGGTTTTCGCtacatcatttttcacttcttcaCAAATAGTGGATTCCGTGGGACTTGAGTCTCGAGCTGGAGTGGCTCGTCAGGTATTTCTCGTTCGACCCTCTACTACTCGAAGATAATCGATTCTGCTCTCCTCTGGGTTCAttaatgtgtttttattttaaattaattaagtTCCTATGACTGTGGAAATAGATAGATAGCGTAAATAGACATAATTAAGTCCGTGGACACAATAaggttgaatttcaaaatggccgccggTAGAAACAGAAATAGAGGCATAGACTCGCAGAGATAGACTCCACGGTCTGTGCACCGAGCTGAAGCCGTAATTAGAAAGAGAGGGCAACAGCTGGAGTCGGATCTCTCACTCTAATCGGTGACTTGGCGGGGGAAACACGTAGACTATTATAAGTATACCTCCCCGCTTGCCTTATTGCTTTCCTCGCCTGGCGGCTGCTCCCCACTCTTTCAATCGTGCAACAGAAAGGTCCGGTTTCAGCTGTGCTCCCTCTTTCTAATTAAGGCTTCAGCTCGATTCACAGACCGCGCAGTCTGTTTCTGTAATATAAGTTCGTGTTCACTACGCATCGTTCACTTCGTCTACTACGTtagtaatatttttacaaagttGATTACGCCTATAAACGAATAAGACGAGTTGGAATCGTTGAGCAGGTCATTTATAGAACTCTCGGTATATACGAATACATCTTACTGTTGATTTTTATTGAAGcaacttgttattttttacatctgatatgtaataattatatagaCGTATCACTAATCGATGATACGTActaaatgatattattattgtatatagtACGTTGGTTAGCTCCGTGTTCATATAGTTTCACGGCGTAATATTATGTAGCTTCAACTCTTCGTCGTTCTACGACTAGCTGTTTGGCTATTCCTTCAAAATTCTCCGTTTGCAAAAGCCAGTTTTATCCcttttatagtttttattgttattattattagtattgtCATTTCAGACATGTCATTTCCCATATACCTAGCTATCTATAACTATACGAGTAGTTACATTACAcagtttaattttcattttcattattattcgattctaattttttcttatcattacGTATATAATACCCTTAGGAAACAATCAATTGGCAGTTACATAACGgagaaattatatatatatatattatattgtcGTCGTTGTATTTCATACCACAACAATATATCggataattatttcttttttttttttttataagaataataattattattcttacttCTCCATGATCGCGCATTTCATAAGTcaatcattttgttttttcaattatttatctttCTAAATTTGGGCATACCCTGTACAACAATAATtatcgaataaatattttttttattcgacatAATAAATATTCGGTATCGCGATTTGTATAAActtatacaggtatacactCAAAACGATCGTTGTTAATATACCGCTATTTATTCGTTGCGCTTCGTTTCTGTATTGTGTTGTGTTACCTAGGTATTATTAATGCGCGTTTATTAACTTATACGCATACCGTCGTTTATACAATCAGAGACGACGGACTTTTACTATCCTGatattttaaagaaattactttcaattacgtattacagtttttaaatttaacacATCAATATTATCGATTCTTATTGggaaaataatgataacaatgcACGATCCTACctcgttattatcattattattattaatattattattattatcatcactatcattattattattatttcactttcTCTCTGGCCTATTGTTAGTAGCAGTTGTTTAGCTGCACGAGGATTTCATTAATGAGCTTTAATAGGTTCGGTATTGTAGGTAttcaattgttattatttatacgtatcGTTATTATGTAAaacgaaattattaattaattaaatatatatttatattgtatataggtataataatatattagtATCACATGAAATTGTCCCACGGTTGAcgatggaatattttttttctatctttcgTTAACTACATATCGTTTagctttccttttttctctactACGCTATTAATTCCGAAATTTTAGAAACATCCGCtattcgatttttgaaaacgtaCCGTATGCGTAATATTGCtcaatgtaaaataataataatctctCAATGTAAAAATCGATCTAGTCCAAGTGCATATGAATAAATGCATACCGatatggaagaaaaaaaaatttgtcttcaaaattaatttatcttgCATCGAGAAAGCGTGggacaaatcaaattttgattccaAGAAAGACTCGCGCGCGGTTTCATTCTTTCGTTTCcttcgtaaaaaaatataacgtttAATAAtaaagagtgtaaaaaaaCGTCTGTACGCAGAGTATaagatggaaataaaaaaatcgtaaaatatatAGGATGCATTAAATTGCAGTGCGCgctgtaatgaaaaaaaaacgtttccaTTACGCGTCGGTAATtgttattactgttattattattattgttattattatttgtacgCGCAGGAAATTTGCAATTAGTAGAacttgattaaaaaaagataaaaatattaaataccgTAAACAGATAAATTCTACGCGTACGGCGGGATATCGTTATGATTCgggattttcttttttactttttcaattagaaTGTTCAATTTGTTCCGTCGAATTTCcgcttaaattttttctccttacGCTTCACGTGAAACATTTTATCGTTTCGGGGATCTTCTCCTTATATTTATCGTTTATGACAGCTACTCCCGCTAATTGATCAGATTAATGTATAGAATACGACGAGTAAAATACTAGCTAATTTCAAATATCCCGTCGCGGTAATTGAGAAAGCGGCGTTCACCGTCGCCACAGTCTCCATTTCCACAACCTTGTATTCATACTGTTCGCGAATCTCGTTTTTTGGATGTACAGCTGCAGCCGATTCCGCCGATCCGGGCCTTTCCGCTGTTTCTTCGGAGGCGGTAACGTTGTTACCTTTCAAAACAAACGCCAGCAATGCTgtaagagaaacaaaaattacggCACGATTaataagaaaacaatttttcagcaCGGTACGTGCGAccgtttttgttttattcccTTCGATTTCTCTTCAAATCTATTTCAAAGCAATatcgtattttatttctcatacGTTATACGAGGAATATCCATGGCtaaaatatacgtaaaaatattcttgtcTCGCGTTGATAAGATCATTAAAAAAAGGTCATGTAGTTCGGGATTATTAACGGTActcgtaatatatatatatatatatatattatatatatatgtgtataaatgaATCAAGTTTTGGAACGATCGGTGTAATGAATTCTCGGCGGTgactataattataataatgatagaCCGCATTACGATAGACATGATGTATATATGTCGATCTGTAccgtatacatgtgtatacctatacgccGTTCGAAATTTAGTACCTCATTAGTCATTATTACCGCTCAGCCGATATACTCACTATAACTTGTTTGGTGCTCTGACATTATACCCTcggggtgttttttttttttttttatttattttttgcgcGTCTTTGGGAGGTTCGTTTTATTACATTTGATGCCAGTTAGACAATccgcgaagaaaaaaacgaagatcCACTGCCAAATAGATAGAATCTGGtagtgtataatataatatacgtgtatatcaAGCATATGTGCTACGGATCTCAGAGGCAGATATACGTGATCGGTATCGTACAAGCGTATGCCTGATGTTAttaatatgtatttataccTACATGTTGTTGCTTcctttcattatttttctatgATTAGTTTTTCTTATTGCTTGTATCATTGTTCTTTACTTCGTCTTAATTGTACATTCATATACGGGACATTACAAAAGGAGAAAATCAGTCGAGTCTCAGTTTCACATTTTGGATTTCAAAATTGCGTTACGTATAAATatcggtttttaatttttcaatatcatcTGGCAGATGAAGATGATAATAACTGGGCAAAATTTTaggaatacatttttatacaacttTTCAATTGCTTTCTCGAAAAGTTTTGAGTGTAATAGCGTATGAGATCAGAATTAATGTcgttattttcaaacgaatattATCGCATTTTTAAGCTAAATCTTGTAGAAACtctcaatttcaaatatttcgatcgatattttgtaaaaaggTCAAGCCCATTGGCACAAAAATTTCGCTCCGCAATAACTAACTGTTcgtaaaactaaaaaaatatctgagacCTGActgattttctttatttcgaaATGTCCGATACACACATATTTAAAGTACGAGTCATTTCACCTGTATAAACGAGacgtacatattatattagAATCTAAACTCATTGTTTTGTTATAACGCTACACGAAccgttgataaattttcacgttctTTTTACTATTAGTAAAATaattgtgttttctttttgttttgttttattttgaacaaaaaagaaaaaaactatttcgcgacaaaataatgaataatatcgTACCTTTTTCAACCTCAGCGCCTTCTTCAAAATCGACTTTTATGAAGGTCGACATCGTCACCTCGAATAGATTATTCTTGTCACCGTTAGGAGGTGATACCGAGCGCCGTTTTCTACCATATCCGATCCGCCCGTTGCTGCATTCGATCTTCAACGATACAGGCACAATAAAAAGTCGATTAATGTTTGTCGAATGGATCACGATCCAGAATAATGTAAGTTTAGGTAGTGATTGTGTGCTTCGTCGACTTCAATTCATACCAATATGAGAGTTACTACTCACCCCCTCGCATTTGTCCACGCAAACGTTTACCGTCCCTCGAAATTGCACGTAGGTACTTTCCGGAAATTTGAAAGCCCGAAATTTCGCTGTCAAAAAGTCACCGTCGACCGTTTCAAAGTTATCGAACAGGTAAGGATCCACCGAACACCTGTGTTACAATCATGCGGATACAccaaaattagaaaaaaaatcgttgtgTACGTATATCGTTACAAGCCATGCTCGGAGGATTTTAATTGTGATTTAGATTTGAGAATAGCAACGTTGACTCGCAGCTTTCGACTGTCTTTGAATGATTCGAGTTTGCAAAATGTAATCCAAAAGACTACGCAATTCTTAAAAACTCCCAGGGTAAggttagaatttttgaaaatgcatcgATCAACGCTGTTCGCAAACTTGAGAATCATCGACATTCTCATTACCCGTTGAAGATGATGGTTTCCTCCTGAGTCCTCATGTCCGAGACTTGCATGTAAGTTGTCAGGATACCGTACGTCGGGGCAGAGATCGTATCCAGATAGATCTCCATCTGCAAGGGAGTTCCCGGACTCACGTGAAGTTCCCCGGTGACCAGATTGCCGCCCTGACGAACGCCGACGCTGAGAGTTGGCGTCGGTGCCTTTCCCAGGACGTCTTCGATCGTCCCGATGACCCTTGATAATGGACGAGGAAGAGAATAGAATGCAATTACAAAGATCGAGATAATCCTTGGGTTATTATTTATCTTCGCTTCGCCGGGCGGAGAAACTCACTCGGACTCTTCGAAATCGTCGGGTAAACTTCTTCGTTGTAAAATCGTTCGATTCGGCGCCAAGCTCGTCCCGGATGTCACTGATTTATGAGGCACTGTCACTTCGGTGATTCCACACTTGACGGTGAACGTGTGCTTACTGGAATCGGTCGGTTCCTCGACGATTATTCTGTGATAGTAGACCTTCTTCCCCTGCGATCAGAACAACAGAGATCTGAGTGATTTACCCGAAATCGTTGGTTCGCAGACTGTCGTCGAGGATGGTATCCTCGATCGTGTCTTCGACTCGTTGCAACAATTTTCGCTACATTACcgtcattttatttaaaaccCGCGTCAGGCCGCAGCGCAACATCTCCTCGCGGACGAGTGATAGTTTGAAAGTGGCAACCCCCTCGCTCAACTTCGGCTTGCAAGCTTCATCTGCGATTGGACGTGAGAAAATAGTGTCAGTATAATCAGGATCAGAGACTTACGTCAGAGACTTACGATCAGAGACAGTTTTTTTACCTGGATAATTCTTCAGATTCTCGAGATAAATCGTCGCCTGTGGGCTGCTCCGCGTTACGTCGACCTCCATCCTATCCTTGAAGCATCGCACTTTGCTCTGTACTGTAAAAagtcgaagaagaagagaagatcTGAGAAACTGATCCACTGTGACGAGTATTCGGGGCGGTTAACTTTCCGGTCCGAACTCACGTCGTCAAAGTTTTACTATATGGTCATAATTTGTACGCTTGGGGTATCGGACCAAGGTCGTTCACCTTGACGACCGATCCACACCAAGATCGACGAATCGAAGAGAAAGATCCAACCCCAGAGTTCAAAAGTCACCCTGCGGCACAGTGGTTACGAGAAGAGGAGAAGGAAAAGGGGACTGCATATTTGCAGGAAATGGGCGAACCCGGCAATGAAAGTCTTACACGGATAGTGCGCAAAGTCCCCTGTACACATGTATACTCGTAGATtcataggtatataataaacGTAATGCACTTATGCAACACTGTGTGTCGGCGTTCAACtcgagaggaagaagaagccGCGGACTGCGCATCAGGATGATGTTAAGCTGCCGCAGCATTCCTTTATATGTACGTTACACATCCCATAACTCCTCGTGTCCGATGACttatacatgcatatttaCGACTCGTCGGTTTACTCGgtttatgtacatacatgcctACCTGTGTACGTACAGATAGGCGCATGCAGGCGGGTTATAGGTGCACAATCTTTTCTCCTCCCATGCTCTTTCTACTTCTGATGAACCAACGCACTTCTGTTCAAATATAAGTACGAAAGACGTGAAATTGCTTTCTCAAACTTTTCGCAATCGCTGTAGCACAAGAGGTTGTTGTACCGAAAAGAAATACCGGAATTGGATGACTCGAATCCGGGGTTTTAGGCGTGGGCAGAAATGCGGATTCTGAGCTCGTGGCGATCATGCTTACATGTCCTTTTTCAGACTTAGGTCGGTTATTATTTGGAAAGTTCTACAAGCCATGGTCGCTCTAAGTATAACCCAAAGTATCGTCAATCGTTATCGTTTTTTCCTGCTTTTAAATCATGCTTCATACATCAAGGGTCTTCGGGTATATAATCCAAAAACCAACCTCACTGTTTTATTCCTCTTCTTATCGAGCTACATTTTTCCAACCGTTGTACGCTATTCACGGTTTACTAATCCACTTGACCAGCCAACCAAGAAGGCGAGTCTAGCGTCAGCTTCGGCCAGCAAAACCGTCTTTTGAAGTTTCCGTTGCTGTCGCGGTGAAAGTTGCTCCCTAACCACACGTTAACTTCACGTATGCCTCCTTCCCTCGCCAGTCTGTTACATAGATACCTGCACACTCTCTGAATTCACGCTGCCTAGTGTCACGTCCATAAACCCACGCGCACATTGTCGTTGTTGTACCCATATGCCCAAAGCCCCGCAGCTAAATCCAAATCGCGTGATTTCGAATCTGCCCACTCGACTGTCAGTGAAGCAGAGGGTCGTGTTATGACCATCGTATTCCTTATAGGTGTTTAGCAAAAGTGGCTTACAAATTTCATCAGTCACGAATAACGTGTCGCAAAGCTTGGGGTTTGCACAGTGTGGCTGCAGGGCGAACAGTGATCGATGATCCATTCTTGCCCCAAATTGTGTACGAAATAAAGGTGTAAAGAATAAATACGGTTCATGGTCCCGTTCCGTTTTTCTCATCATACAGGCaatcttcttcttattctccAATTTTATAACATCATTCGGGACGGATGATGCAGGTTATTGGTATTTAAAGTCTGCAGAGATCAACTCGTGCGGTCTATGCAGCAGGCAAACGCTTTTATGGTACCAGGTActccttcttctccttcttcttcatcgaagcgattcttttttttttttcttctcctctctttTTGCCATTTACCGATGACCGTACCAACACACTATCCATGCTGCCCGCCGCACTGCTGTAAGTTATAACGCGTAAACTCCGCAACTCTCTTCTCGATGCACGCGGTTGATGCTGATGTGCTGATGCTCGAACCCGACTTCCGGGCCATTGATTATCCTTCGCCAACTGCAGAAACGAGATGCAGCCTCCGGCTGTTAAACCTGTGCTATACGTGCACGTACGTAAATATGTACATCTCTGCATCTACATAAATTGGTAACGAACCAGCTCGACACGATATACGGAATTTGGCAAACATCGAACGTACTCTTTGTCTTTTTCAATCAATGGAATTCCGTCTTCCGCATAGGTGATCGTTGTTTTTACTTATGGTACAAAAAGCTTCATAGCCGTGTAAAAGAACTTTTGACCATGCAAAACTGTACAACGATGCACATTGCGGTATGTGCGAcgtgtatataatgtacagTATACATATTGTACGTGTAACATACATATGTGCACATAAGGATGTACGGAACGTTTAATCTTTGCTGGTGAAGAATACATTTTACGCAGGGTTAGTCTCGTTATCTGATTTCTGGATCCTTCGgcaaccaaccaaccaaccacTCTCCTCGTCTAGTTTATTACACCTGTTGCATGTATCCGTCTACGTTATCCACTACGTAGCGagtatttgaatttcatttactTCTACTCATAATATTCTCTCATCCATTGCATGTACATACCTAAAACGCACGTGCTGTGGGGGGGATTGTGATTCTTCTcttaaaatatcaaaataccATGCAACTTGGAGTacatgtgtgcgtgtgtgtatatatatatatatacacacctgTGTTTATGTACGGTAAAATACCCGCCGGACGTCGCCAAGTCCCACGTTCGaccgaaagagaaaaaaaaaaaagagagagaagaatgaaagaaagagagaaagaatgagaaaaaaatgaacaccGAGTCTCCTGACATGGGCGTCGCGACGTACATAACTATAAAAGGTATATACATAACATATACGTAAGTATAATTATGTATGCATTACATACCTAGGCAGGAACGAAGatgtgtaatatattatacctatatgtacaGTATACAACACGAACCAACGGTTCTTTTACGaaacacgtacatacatgtacttgtatatagatatattatatatatatatatagacatatatatatatatactttccacacatacatacgcatatactatgtatacattatacgcgGTCGTTGGGTTTTCCATGCGTGGCATGCGTGCGGTGTGGCCGTCGAACGAACCTTCGTtacgttatattataatattgtcCATCCATTTCGTTTCACAATCAGTACACTAAGCCATTGTACATTAGGGtggtgaagaaaaatgaactgtttgtttggttttttcaAAGTCACTCGTTTCGTAGTTGTAGGAAGAGGAAATAAGGCCTGTTAGAATATGAGCTCTTTAATGTTCATATTTAGTGGTTCCTGAACGCaatctttcattttccaaTCAAAGAACACGCGAAAATGAGTTTAGTTGTTTCTGAATATTGTAGATCAGGAACGAGAcaatttatgtaaataaatgtcCGCTACATATTTTTCTAGGGGATTCAATGATCTACAAAAAAgatgttttataatttttttataactcaAATCTTTCAAATGTTATTCAAGGTTAAAGatgaaattatgtaaaaattcgCTTTTTTCGAGATTAATACCGAAAATActaaaattaatacaaaatgttgtgcgttttttgttttttattttataaggtATTTCAACCGCTATAAAATCAtgttattcaattaattttcaaccgaagcaaatttattttgtaattattacaagTAATAATACGTTACATATGTTATTCCACTTTAAAAGCACCTTTTTTTCttagcaaaaaataaattcaggaCCACCCCAATCAACATACATACAACCGATCTATGCAATGCAACATATATATTAGCCCAGCAtggataataattgttatatcGAATCtgttataaaatatactgtatacgaaattttacaaacaacCATCATTGTTACGACACATGATTTTTCGAGCTGTGCAAAAATACGTAGTAGCATAGctgcgtatgtatataatatacgcatgacgtgtgtgtgtgtgtgttttttgtGTCTGCTCGCGAAGTGGTGAACGTTGCTGCATATATTTGCAGAGATTAACTGTTAAATAATGTATACCGTGATGTACTGAGGTATATACAGTATACTGTTgccaatatatacatatatatataatgataatgatgataaaatataaatatatatatatacacgtgtagtagatgaagaagaagacgaggagaagCATAAAGATCAGTAACGGTACTTTTGGGGcttatataaataataccCATCCGTGG
It encodes the following:
- the LOC124303690 gene encoding uncharacterized protein LOC124303690, whose protein sequence is MNANINYRVAIWICVIVNFASGNVQSKVRCFKDRMEVDVTRSSPQATIYLENLKNYPDEACKPKLSEGVATFKLSLVREEMLRCGLTRVLNKMTGKKVYYHRIIVEEPTDSSKHTFTVKCGITEVTVPHKSVTSGTSLAPNRTILQRRSLPDDFEESEVIGTIEDVLGKAPTPTLSVGVRQGGNLVTGELHVSPGTPLQMEIYLDTISAPTYGILTTYMQVSDMRTQEETIIFNGCSVDPYLFDNFETVDGDFLTAKFRAFKFPESTYVQFRGTVNVCVDKCEGIECSNGRIGYGRKRRSVSPPNGDKNNLFEVTMSTFIKVDFEEGAEVEKALLAFVLKGNNVTASEETAERPGSAESAAAVHPKNEIREQYEYKVVEMETVATVNAAFSITATGYLKLASILLVVFYTLI